One window of the Camelina sativa cultivar DH55 chromosome 1, Cs, whole genome shotgun sequence genome contains the following:
- the LOC104777734 gene encoding proteasome activator subunit 4 isoform X1 translates to MHLYNEWLPPPVAEETKKEKESFARVVRSVKELHRPDDPESVYATLKWISVIELFVRAKSELSVEDVTDLVEIGLQIFHSSENKLYAQVRWGNVLVRLINKYRKKLSLKVPWRPLYDTLIHAHFSRSPGPEGWRLRQRHFTAVTSLIRSCRRFFPQGAASEIWSEFIWNHSVILLHWTKSWEKGGKSTVGIIVFIICGSIMRSLLENPWHNSSFEGSGFVGLFLPTNPENQDFFSEKWIKNCLELWDSIPNCQFWNSQWTAVLARVIKNCSFIDWESYFPMLFSRFLNMFEVPVANGSGSYPFSVDVPRNTRFLFSNRTTTPSKSIAQSIVYFLKPGSSAHEQFKKLVNLLEQYYHPSNGGRWTYSLERFLLHLVIAFQKRLQREQQDPDSLSAVCLGKPERIAFVDVVLKLIDRGQYSKNEHLSETVAAATSMLSYVEPSLVLPFVASRFHLALETTTATHQLKTAMMSVAFAGRSILQSSMSTAEAQDLGGDVDGRMFLDLIGISLSNALLGMDANDPPKTLATMQLIGSIFSNMAVLDDTSDDLSLMTMATFSEWLDEFLCRLIALLQHLEPSSVINEGLSSSATSGTFLVEDGPYYYCMLEILLGRLSGSLYSQALKKISKFVQTNILPGAIAEVGLLCCACVHSNPEEAVSQIVEPMLLAVISSLKEIPVTGYGGKGSAETLVVNKKDKQTLSPALEAAIDYQLKVLSVAITYGGSSLLRYKGHLIEAISSAFNSSSWKVNGAGDHLLRSLLGSLILYYPIDQYKCLSRHPDAPALEEWISTKASSKDEQVAHSRWHVPTKEETQCANELLDLHLQSALDDLLSICQSNIHSDAGEEKTHLKVTLLRIDSTLQGVLSCLPDFRPSPRHDMDEDPPFFIAGASGSCVGSAEIREKTAETIHAACKYLLEKKSDDSILLILIIRIMDALGNYGSLEYDEWSNHRQAWKLESTAIVEPPANFITEFHSKGKRRPRWALIDKAYMHNTWRSSQSSYHLFRTDANFSPPEPLTLMVDDLLTLCLHNYETVRVLAGKSLLKLLKRWPPLLSKCVLSLTENLRNPDVPEHVVLGSCAILSSQSVLKHLTTDPKSFSSFLLGVLSSSHHESMKSQKAIIELFVKYNIHFAGLSRNILRSLESRVDGSTSGDLVSQIGSMSFDSSSLHWRYNLMANRVLLLLAMSSRIDPSFSFKILDETAGHFLRNLKSQLPQTRILAISALNTLLKESPQKMQGKDQPSVSSQENANSSLDLALSQIFQEEGFFRETFESLSHIHITDTDSSSRNHGSSSFQSMADKSITRFFFEFSASWPKTPSWISLLGSDIFDPSFARIFKRLAQECGVPVLMALKSPLEEFCNAKERPKQCVAAEALAGVLHSDVNGLLSDWDSWIMVQLQNVILGQSVESIPEWAACIRYAVTGKGKQGTKIPVMRQQILDCIVAPLPPSATTTVVAKRYAFLSAALIELSPPKMPISEVKLHIVLLDELICNMSHSSAQIREAIGVILSVLCSNIRLRMSYQQEYPSEEGRTDVDSRLREENWFKLISARASEAVTNIQQASISDSLDTSADVDMESAQSNGDSLDDVKWMETLFHFIISSFKSGRASYLLDVIAEFLYPVISLQETSHKDLSTLAKATFELLKWRFFPDSHLQKVIGVILSSADDSNWRIRSSTLTYLRTFMYRHTFILTNEEKQKIWKTVEKLLVDSQVEVREHAAAVLAGLMKGGDEDFAADFRDRSYAEANSFQKRRNRRKSSSTKCVAEVHGAVLGLVASVLSVPYDMPSWLPDHVTLLARFAGEPTPIKSTVTKAVAEFRRTHADTWNIQKDSFTEDQLEILADTSSSSSYFA, encoded by the exons ATGCATCTGTACAATGAATGGTTACCGCCGCCTGTAGCGGAGGagacgaagaaggagaaagagtcCTTCGCTCGTGTCGTGCGTAGCGTCAAAGAGTTGCACCGACCTGATGATCCTGAGTCTGTTTACGCCACTCTTAAATGGATCTCCGTTATTGAACT CTTTGTTAGAGCGAAAAGTGAATTGTCCGTGGAAGATGTTACTGACCTCGTGGAAATTGGCTTACAAATTTTTCATTCATCTGAGAATAAGTTGTATGCACAG GTTAGATGGGGTAATGTTTTAGTCAGACTGATCAACAAGTATCGTAAGAAGCTGTCTTTGAAAGTTCCGTGGAGGCCCTTGTATGATACCTTGATTCATGCACATTTCAGCAG GAGCCCGGGTCCTGAAGGTTGGAGATTGAGACAACGACACTTTACGGCTGTTACTTCTCTCATTCGTTCCTGTAGGAGATTTTTTCCACAAGGGGCTGCATCGGAGATATGGTCCGAATTCAT TTGGAACCACTCTGTTATATTGCTGCATTGGACAAAGAGTTGGGAGAAGGGGGGGAAAAGTACTGTAGGAATCATCGTGTTCATTATATGTGGATCTATTATGAG GTCTCTTTTGGAGAACCCCTGGCATAATTCCTCGTTTGAGGGCTCTGGCTTCGTGGGATTGTTTCTTCCTACGAACCCCGAAAATCAGGATTTCTTCTCTGA AAAATGGATAAAAAACTGTCTAGAGCTCTGGGATTCCATACCAAATTGTCAATTTTGGAATAGTCAGTGGACTGCTGTGCTAGCTCGTGTGATAAAAAACTGCAGCTTTATCGACTGGGAGTCCTATTTTCCCATGCTTTTCAGTAGATTCTTGAATATGTTTGAG GTTCCTGTTGCAAATGGAAGTGGATCATATCCTTTTTCAGTTGATGTTCCCAGAAACACAAGATTCTTGTTCTCTAACAGGACTACTACTCCATCAAAATCAATTGCACAATCTATT GTATACTTTCTGAAACCTGGAAGTTCGGCACATGAGCAGTTCAAGAAATTGGTCAACCTCTTAGAACA ATATTATCATCCGTCTAATGGTGGCCGTTGGACTTATTCCTTGGAACGGTTTTTGCTCCACCTGGTGATAGCATTCCAAAAGCGTTTACAGCGTGAGCAGCA GGATCCAGATAGTCTGTCAGCAGTCTGTTTAGGAAAGCCGGAGAGGATAGCTTTTGTCGACGTGGTGTTGAAGCTGATTGATCGTGGTCAATATAGCAAGAATGAACATCTTTCCGAGACAGTTGCTGCAGCGACATCCATGTTGTCTTATGTGGAGCCCTCTTTGGTCCTTCCTTTTGTGGCGTCTCGGTTCCATTTGGCTTTGGAAACG ACAACTGCCACCCACCAGTTGAAAACTGCTATGATGTCCGTAGCATTTGCTGGCCGGTCAATCCTGCAGTCATCCATGTCAACTGCTGAAGCACAAGATCTTGGTGGTGATGTGGATGGTAGGATGTTCCTTGATCTTATAGGGATTTCTCTATCAAATGCATTGCTTGGTATGGATGCCAATGACCCCCCTAAAACCTTGGCAACTATGCAACTGATTGGCTCCATATTTTCCAAT ATGGCTGTATTGGACGATACTTCTGATGACTTATCACTCATGACTATGGCTACCTTCTCTGAGTGGCTGGATGAATTTTTGTGTCGTTTGATCGCTTTGTTACAGCATTTGGAACCCAGCAGTGTTAT AAATGAAGGCCTAAGTTCATCGGCAACATCAGGAACGTTTTTAGTTGAGGATGGTCCTTATTACTATTGCATGCTTGAAATCCTACTTGGAAGACTATCTGGATCTCTATATAGCCAG GCCTTGAAAAAGATATCAAAGTTTGTTCAGACAAATATCCTTCCTGGTGCAATCGCCGAGGTTGGGCTGCTTTGTTGTGCCTGTGTTCATTCAAACCCCGAAGAAGCAGTTTCTCAAATTGTTGAACCAATGCTCCTTGCTGTTATATCTTCTTTGAAAGAAATCCCTGTCACTGGGTATGGAGGAAAAGGAAGTGCAGAGACCCTTGTTGTCAATAAG AAAGACAAACAAACACTTTCTCCAGCGCTTGAGGCAGCTATAGATTATCAGCTGAAAGTATTGTCAGTTGCCATCACTTATGGAGGCAGCTCACTTCTTCGGTACAAAGGTCATTTGATCGAAGCTATATCTTCCGCATTTAATTCCTCATCTTGGAAG GTTAATGGAGCTGGggatcatcttcttcgatcTCTCCTCGGAAGTTTGATTCTTTACTATCCTATTGACCAGTACAA ATGTTTGTCTCGTCACCCAGATGCTCCTGCTTTGGAGGAATGGATCAGCACCAAAGCTTCCTCTAAGGATGAGCAGGTGGCACACTCCAGGTGGCATGTTCCCACCAAAGAGGAAACTCAGTGTGCCAATGAGCTCTTAGACCTCCATCTTCAGTCAGCATTAGATGATCTTTTGAGTATTTGCCAATCAAACATCCACTCTGATGCAG gagaagagaaaacacaCCTTAAAGTGACTCTTTTGCGTATAGATTCGACATTGCAAGGTGTTTTGTCTTGCCTACCTGATTTCAGGCCATCACCTAGACATGATATGGATGAAGATCCGCCGTTCTTTATTGCTGGAGCATCAGGTTCATGTGTTGGCAGTGCTGAAATACGAGAAAAAACTGCTGAAACTATTCATGCAGCCTGCAA ATACTTGTTAGAGAAAAAGTCAGATGACAGCATCTTGCTGATATTAATAATCCGCATAATGGATGCTCTAGGAAACTATG GCAGTTTGGAGTATGATGAATGGTCAAATCACAGGCAGGCTTGGAAACTGGAATCTACTGCGATTGTAGAGCCTCCAGCGAACTTTATTACAGAGTTTCATTCTAAGGGCAAGAGAAG GCCTAGATGGGCACTCATTGACAAGGCGTACATGCACAACACATGGAGGTCATCACAATCGTCCTATCATCTGTTTCGTACAGATGCGAACTTCTCTCCACCGGAACCCTTGACACTTATGGTTGATGATCTTTTGACCCTGTGTCTGCACAACTATGAGACTGTTCGAGT GCTTGCTGGAAAGTCTTTGCTGAAACTGTTAAAGAGATGGCCCCCCTTGCTTTCAAAGTGTGTTCTGTCCCTTACTGAGAACTTGCGAAATCCGGATGTACCAGAGCATGTAGTCCTTGGTTCTTGTGCCATTCTCTCTTCACAAAGTGTTCTCAAGCATTTGACGACG GATCCAAAatcattttcctcttttcttcttggtGTTCTTTCAAG TTCTCATCATGAATCTATGAAATCCCAAAAAGCAATCATTGAG CTTTTTGTCAAATATAACATTCACTTTGCGGGACTGTCTAGAAATATACTTCGCTCATTGGAAAGCCGTGTTGACGGGTCTACTTCCGGAGATCTTGTATCTCAGATCGGCTCcatgagttttgattcttctaGCTTGCATTGGCG GTACAACTTGATGGCTAACAGAGTGCTCCTTCTGCTAGCTATGTCCTCTAGGATTGACCCAAGTTTCTCCTTCAAAATTCTTGATGAAACTGCTG GCCACTTCCTCAGAAACTTGAAAAGTCAACTTCCTCAGACAAGAATACTAGCAATTTCAGCTTTAAACACGCTACTTAAAGAGTCACCGCAGAAGATGCAAGGAAAGGATCAACCTTCTGTGTCTTCACAAGAAAATGCCAACTCATCCCTTGATTTAGCATTGAGCCAAATTTTTCAAGAAGAAGGATTCTTCAGGGAGACTTTTGAAAGTCTTTCGCATATCCATATTACTGACACTGATAGTTCCTCTAGAAATCATGGAAGTTCATCCTTCCAGAGCATGGCGGACAAGTCAATCACTCGTTTCTTTTTCGAATTTTCGGCTTCATGGCCAAAAACTCCTAGTTGGATATCTTTGTTAGGAAGTGATATATTCGACCCAAGTTTTGCTCGTATCTTCAAGCGATTAGCACAAGAATGTGGAGTGCCTGTGTTGATGGCACTAAAAAGTCCCTTAGAGGAGTTTTGTAATGccaaggagagaccaaaacagtGCGTTGCTGCTGAAGCATTAGCAGGTGTACTGCACTCTGATGTTAATGGTCTTCTTAGTGATTGGGATAGCTGGATAATGGTTCAGTTGCAGAATGTTATTCTTGGCCAATCAGTAGAATCCATACCAGAGTGGGCTGCATGCATACGTTATGCTGTCACAGGGAAAGGGAAACAAGGAACCAAAATTCCTGTCATGAGACAACAAATTTTGGATTGTATAGTGGCACCATTACCACCAAGTGCGACCACCACTGTTGTTGCAAAGCGGTATGCTTTTCTTTCAGCTGCTCTGATAGAACTATCTCCACCAAAGATGCCCATATCAGAAGTGAAGCTGCATATCGTACTTCTTGATGAGTTGATCTGTAATATGTCCCATTCCTCGGCACAA ATAAGGGAAGCTATCGGTGTAATTCTTTCAGTATTATGCTCTAACATTCGTCTGCGGATGTCATATCAACAAGAATATCCATCTGAAGAAGGGAGAACAGATGTTGATAGCCGACTAAGGGAAGAAAATTGGTTCAAGCTTATTAGTGCACGAGCATCTGAAGCTGTTACAAACATTCAACAAGCTAGCATATCAGACAGCTTAGACACTTCAGCAGATGTAGATATGGAAAGTGCTCAATCTAACGGCGATTCTCTAGATGATGTTAAATGGATGGAGACG CTCTTCCATTTCATTATCTCATCTTTTAAATCGGGGAGGGCTTCGTATCTGCTCGATGTAATTGCAGAATTCCTCTATCCAGTGATATCCTTACAG GAAACATCACATAAAGATCTGTCAACATTGGCTAAAGCAACCTTTGAGCTGCTAAAGTGGAGATTTTTCCCAGACTCTCATCTACAGAAAGTTATTGGAGTCATTCTTTCTTCTGCTGATGACTCTAACTGGCGTATAAGATCTTCAACCCTGACATATCTGCGAACTTTTATGTACAG GCATACTTTCATCCTCACTAATGAAGAGAAACAGAAAATCTGGAAAACCGTGGAAAAGCTCCTTGTTGACAGCCAAGTAGAG GTACGAGAACATGCTGCAGCAGTTCTAGCAGGCCTAATgaaaggaggagatgaagactTTGCTGCAGATTTTCGTGATAGATCCTATGCAGAGGCAAACTCATTCCAAAAGAGAAGGAACCGGAG GAAATCAAGTTCAACCAAGTGTGTTGCGGAGGTGCACGGAGCAGTTCTTGGTTTGGTAGCTTCAGTTTTGTCTGTTCCATATGACATGCCCAG CTGGTTGCCGGATCATGTGACATTACTGGCTCGTTTCGCGGGGGAACCTACACCTATAAAATCGACTGTGACAAAAGCAGTGGCTGAGTTCCGACGAACACATGCGGACACATGGAACATCCAGAAAGACTCTTTCACCGAAGATCAGCTTGAG ATATTGGCCGatacatcttcctcttcttcgtaCTTTGCTTGA
- the LOC104777734 gene encoding proteasome activator subunit 4 isoform X2, translating into MHLYNEWLPPPVAEETKKEKESFARVVRSVKELHRPDDPESVYATLKWISVIELFVRAKSELSVEDVTDLVEIGLQIFHSSENKLYAQVRWGNVLVRLINKYRKKLSLKVPWRPLYDTLIHAHFSRSPGPEGWRLRQRHFTAVTSLIRSCRRFFPQGAASEIWSEFMSLLENPWHNSSFEGSGFVGLFLPTNPENQDFFSEKWIKNCLELWDSIPNCQFWNSQWTAVLARVIKNCSFIDWESYFPMLFSRFLNMFEVPVANGSGSYPFSVDVPRNTRFLFSNRTTTPSKSIAQSIVYFLKPGSSAHEQFKKLVNLLEQYYHPSNGGRWTYSLERFLLHLVIAFQKRLQREQQDPDSLSAVCLGKPERIAFVDVVLKLIDRGQYSKNEHLSETVAAATSMLSYVEPSLVLPFVASRFHLALETTTATHQLKTAMMSVAFAGRSILQSSMSTAEAQDLGGDVDGRMFLDLIGISLSNALLGMDANDPPKTLATMQLIGSIFSNMAVLDDTSDDLSLMTMATFSEWLDEFLCRLIALLQHLEPSSVINEGLSSSATSGTFLVEDGPYYYCMLEILLGRLSGSLYSQALKKISKFVQTNILPGAIAEVGLLCCACVHSNPEEAVSQIVEPMLLAVISSLKEIPVTGYGGKGSAETLVVNKKDKQTLSPALEAAIDYQLKVLSVAITYGGSSLLRYKGHLIEAISSAFNSSSWKVNGAGDHLLRSLLGSLILYYPIDQYKCLSRHPDAPALEEWISTKASSKDEQVAHSRWHVPTKEETQCANELLDLHLQSALDDLLSICQSNIHSDAGEEKTHLKVTLLRIDSTLQGVLSCLPDFRPSPRHDMDEDPPFFIAGASGSCVGSAEIREKTAETIHAACKYLLEKKSDDSILLILIIRIMDALGNYGSLEYDEWSNHRQAWKLESTAIVEPPANFITEFHSKGKRRPRWALIDKAYMHNTWRSSQSSYHLFRTDANFSPPEPLTLMVDDLLTLCLHNYETVRVLAGKSLLKLLKRWPPLLSKCVLSLTENLRNPDVPEHVVLGSCAILSSQSVLKHLTTDPKSFSSFLLGVLSSSHHESMKSQKAIIELFVKYNIHFAGLSRNILRSLESRVDGSTSGDLVSQIGSMSFDSSSLHWRYNLMANRVLLLLAMSSRIDPSFSFKILDETAGHFLRNLKSQLPQTRILAISALNTLLKESPQKMQGKDQPSVSSQENANSSLDLALSQIFQEEGFFRETFESLSHIHITDTDSSSRNHGSSSFQSMADKSITRFFFEFSASWPKTPSWISLLGSDIFDPSFARIFKRLAQECGVPVLMALKSPLEEFCNAKERPKQCVAAEALAGVLHSDVNGLLSDWDSWIMVQLQNVILGQSVESIPEWAACIRYAVTGKGKQGTKIPVMRQQILDCIVAPLPPSATTTVVAKRYAFLSAALIELSPPKMPISEVKLHIVLLDELICNMSHSSAQIREAIGVILSVLCSNIRLRMSYQQEYPSEEGRTDVDSRLREENWFKLISARASEAVTNIQQASISDSLDTSADVDMESAQSNGDSLDDVKWMETLFHFIISSFKSGRASYLLDVIAEFLYPVISLQETSHKDLSTLAKATFELLKWRFFPDSHLQKVIGVILSSADDSNWRIRSSTLTYLRTFMYRHTFILTNEEKQKIWKTVEKLLVDSQVEVREHAAAVLAGLMKGGDEDFAADFRDRSYAEANSFQKRRNRRKSSSTKCVAEVHGAVLGLVASVLSVPYDMPSWLPDHVTLLARFAGEPTPIKSTVTKAVAEFRRTHADTWNIQKDSFTEDQLEILADTSSSSSYFA; encoded by the exons ATGCATCTGTACAATGAATGGTTACCGCCGCCTGTAGCGGAGGagacgaagaaggagaaagagtcCTTCGCTCGTGTCGTGCGTAGCGTCAAAGAGTTGCACCGACCTGATGATCCTGAGTCTGTTTACGCCACTCTTAAATGGATCTCCGTTATTGAACT CTTTGTTAGAGCGAAAAGTGAATTGTCCGTGGAAGATGTTACTGACCTCGTGGAAATTGGCTTACAAATTTTTCATTCATCTGAGAATAAGTTGTATGCACAG GTTAGATGGGGTAATGTTTTAGTCAGACTGATCAACAAGTATCGTAAGAAGCTGTCTTTGAAAGTTCCGTGGAGGCCCTTGTATGATACCTTGATTCATGCACATTTCAGCAG GAGCCCGGGTCCTGAAGGTTGGAGATTGAGACAACGACACTTTACGGCTGTTACTTCTCTCATTCGTTCCTGTAGGAGATTTTTTCCACAAGGGGCTGCATCGGAGATATGGTCCGAATTCAT GTCTCTTTTGGAGAACCCCTGGCATAATTCCTCGTTTGAGGGCTCTGGCTTCGTGGGATTGTTTCTTCCTACGAACCCCGAAAATCAGGATTTCTTCTCTGA AAAATGGATAAAAAACTGTCTAGAGCTCTGGGATTCCATACCAAATTGTCAATTTTGGAATAGTCAGTGGACTGCTGTGCTAGCTCGTGTGATAAAAAACTGCAGCTTTATCGACTGGGAGTCCTATTTTCCCATGCTTTTCAGTAGATTCTTGAATATGTTTGAG GTTCCTGTTGCAAATGGAAGTGGATCATATCCTTTTTCAGTTGATGTTCCCAGAAACACAAGATTCTTGTTCTCTAACAGGACTACTACTCCATCAAAATCAATTGCACAATCTATT GTATACTTTCTGAAACCTGGAAGTTCGGCACATGAGCAGTTCAAGAAATTGGTCAACCTCTTAGAACA ATATTATCATCCGTCTAATGGTGGCCGTTGGACTTATTCCTTGGAACGGTTTTTGCTCCACCTGGTGATAGCATTCCAAAAGCGTTTACAGCGTGAGCAGCA GGATCCAGATAGTCTGTCAGCAGTCTGTTTAGGAAAGCCGGAGAGGATAGCTTTTGTCGACGTGGTGTTGAAGCTGATTGATCGTGGTCAATATAGCAAGAATGAACATCTTTCCGAGACAGTTGCTGCAGCGACATCCATGTTGTCTTATGTGGAGCCCTCTTTGGTCCTTCCTTTTGTGGCGTCTCGGTTCCATTTGGCTTTGGAAACG ACAACTGCCACCCACCAGTTGAAAACTGCTATGATGTCCGTAGCATTTGCTGGCCGGTCAATCCTGCAGTCATCCATGTCAACTGCTGAAGCACAAGATCTTGGTGGTGATGTGGATGGTAGGATGTTCCTTGATCTTATAGGGATTTCTCTATCAAATGCATTGCTTGGTATGGATGCCAATGACCCCCCTAAAACCTTGGCAACTATGCAACTGATTGGCTCCATATTTTCCAAT ATGGCTGTATTGGACGATACTTCTGATGACTTATCACTCATGACTATGGCTACCTTCTCTGAGTGGCTGGATGAATTTTTGTGTCGTTTGATCGCTTTGTTACAGCATTTGGAACCCAGCAGTGTTAT AAATGAAGGCCTAAGTTCATCGGCAACATCAGGAACGTTTTTAGTTGAGGATGGTCCTTATTACTATTGCATGCTTGAAATCCTACTTGGAAGACTATCTGGATCTCTATATAGCCAG GCCTTGAAAAAGATATCAAAGTTTGTTCAGACAAATATCCTTCCTGGTGCAATCGCCGAGGTTGGGCTGCTTTGTTGTGCCTGTGTTCATTCAAACCCCGAAGAAGCAGTTTCTCAAATTGTTGAACCAATGCTCCTTGCTGTTATATCTTCTTTGAAAGAAATCCCTGTCACTGGGTATGGAGGAAAAGGAAGTGCAGAGACCCTTGTTGTCAATAAG AAAGACAAACAAACACTTTCTCCAGCGCTTGAGGCAGCTATAGATTATCAGCTGAAAGTATTGTCAGTTGCCATCACTTATGGAGGCAGCTCACTTCTTCGGTACAAAGGTCATTTGATCGAAGCTATATCTTCCGCATTTAATTCCTCATCTTGGAAG GTTAATGGAGCTGGggatcatcttcttcgatcTCTCCTCGGAAGTTTGATTCTTTACTATCCTATTGACCAGTACAA ATGTTTGTCTCGTCACCCAGATGCTCCTGCTTTGGAGGAATGGATCAGCACCAAAGCTTCCTCTAAGGATGAGCAGGTGGCACACTCCAGGTGGCATGTTCCCACCAAAGAGGAAACTCAGTGTGCCAATGAGCTCTTAGACCTCCATCTTCAGTCAGCATTAGATGATCTTTTGAGTATTTGCCAATCAAACATCCACTCTGATGCAG gagaagagaaaacacaCCTTAAAGTGACTCTTTTGCGTATAGATTCGACATTGCAAGGTGTTTTGTCTTGCCTACCTGATTTCAGGCCATCACCTAGACATGATATGGATGAAGATCCGCCGTTCTTTATTGCTGGAGCATCAGGTTCATGTGTTGGCAGTGCTGAAATACGAGAAAAAACTGCTGAAACTATTCATGCAGCCTGCAA ATACTTGTTAGAGAAAAAGTCAGATGACAGCATCTTGCTGATATTAATAATCCGCATAATGGATGCTCTAGGAAACTATG GCAGTTTGGAGTATGATGAATGGTCAAATCACAGGCAGGCTTGGAAACTGGAATCTACTGCGATTGTAGAGCCTCCAGCGAACTTTATTACAGAGTTTCATTCTAAGGGCAAGAGAAG GCCTAGATGGGCACTCATTGACAAGGCGTACATGCACAACACATGGAGGTCATCACAATCGTCCTATCATCTGTTTCGTACAGATGCGAACTTCTCTCCACCGGAACCCTTGACACTTATGGTTGATGATCTTTTGACCCTGTGTCTGCACAACTATGAGACTGTTCGAGT GCTTGCTGGAAAGTCTTTGCTGAAACTGTTAAAGAGATGGCCCCCCTTGCTTTCAAAGTGTGTTCTGTCCCTTACTGAGAACTTGCGAAATCCGGATGTACCAGAGCATGTAGTCCTTGGTTCTTGTGCCATTCTCTCTTCACAAAGTGTTCTCAAGCATTTGACGACG GATCCAAAatcattttcctcttttcttcttggtGTTCTTTCAAG TTCTCATCATGAATCTATGAAATCCCAAAAAGCAATCATTGAG CTTTTTGTCAAATATAACATTCACTTTGCGGGACTGTCTAGAAATATACTTCGCTCATTGGAAAGCCGTGTTGACGGGTCTACTTCCGGAGATCTTGTATCTCAGATCGGCTCcatgagttttgattcttctaGCTTGCATTGGCG GTACAACTTGATGGCTAACAGAGTGCTCCTTCTGCTAGCTATGTCCTCTAGGATTGACCCAAGTTTCTCCTTCAAAATTCTTGATGAAACTGCTG GCCACTTCCTCAGAAACTTGAAAAGTCAACTTCCTCAGACAAGAATACTAGCAATTTCAGCTTTAAACACGCTACTTAAAGAGTCACCGCAGAAGATGCAAGGAAAGGATCAACCTTCTGTGTCTTCACAAGAAAATGCCAACTCATCCCTTGATTTAGCATTGAGCCAAATTTTTCAAGAAGAAGGATTCTTCAGGGAGACTTTTGAAAGTCTTTCGCATATCCATATTACTGACACTGATAGTTCCTCTAGAAATCATGGAAGTTCATCCTTCCAGAGCATGGCGGACAAGTCAATCACTCGTTTCTTTTTCGAATTTTCGGCTTCATGGCCAAAAACTCCTAGTTGGATATCTTTGTTAGGAAGTGATATATTCGACCCAAGTTTTGCTCGTATCTTCAAGCGATTAGCACAAGAATGTGGAGTGCCTGTGTTGATGGCACTAAAAAGTCCCTTAGAGGAGTTTTGTAATGccaaggagagaccaaaacagtGCGTTGCTGCTGAAGCATTAGCAGGTGTACTGCACTCTGATGTTAATGGTCTTCTTAGTGATTGGGATAGCTGGATAATGGTTCAGTTGCAGAATGTTATTCTTGGCCAATCAGTAGAATCCATACCAGAGTGGGCTGCATGCATACGTTATGCTGTCACAGGGAAAGGGAAACAAGGAACCAAAATTCCTGTCATGAGACAACAAATTTTGGATTGTATAGTGGCACCATTACCACCAAGTGCGACCACCACTGTTGTTGCAAAGCGGTATGCTTTTCTTTCAGCTGCTCTGATAGAACTATCTCCACCAAAGATGCCCATATCAGAAGTGAAGCTGCATATCGTACTTCTTGATGAGTTGATCTGTAATATGTCCCATTCCTCGGCACAA ATAAGGGAAGCTATCGGTGTAATTCTTTCAGTATTATGCTCTAACATTCGTCTGCGGATGTCATATCAACAAGAATATCCATCTGAAGAAGGGAGAACAGATGTTGATAGCCGACTAAGGGAAGAAAATTGGTTCAAGCTTATTAGTGCACGAGCATCTGAAGCTGTTACAAACATTCAACAAGCTAGCATATCAGACAGCTTAGACACTTCAGCAGATGTAGATATGGAAAGTGCTCAATCTAACGGCGATTCTCTAGATGATGTTAAATGGATGGAGACG CTCTTCCATTTCATTATCTCATCTTTTAAATCGGGGAGGGCTTCGTATCTGCTCGATGTAATTGCAGAATTCCTCTATCCAGTGATATCCTTACAG GAAACATCACATAAAGATCTGTCAACATTGGCTAAAGCAACCTTTGAGCTGCTAAAGTGGAGATTTTTCCCAGACTCTCATCTACAGAAAGTTATTGGAGTCATTCTTTCTTCTGCTGATGACTCTAACTGGCGTATAAGATCTTCAACCCTGACATATCTGCGAACTTTTATGTACAG GCATACTTTCATCCTCACTAATGAAGAGAAACAGAAAATCTGGAAAACCGTGGAAAAGCTCCTTGTTGACAGCCAAGTAGAG GTACGAGAACATGCTGCAGCAGTTCTAGCAGGCCTAATgaaaggaggagatgaagactTTGCTGCAGATTTTCGTGATAGATCCTATGCAGAGGCAAACTCATTCCAAAAGAGAAGGAACCGGAG GAAATCAAGTTCAACCAAGTGTGTTGCGGAGGTGCACGGAGCAGTTCTTGGTTTGGTAGCTTCAGTTTTGTCTGTTCCATATGACATGCCCAG CTGGTTGCCGGATCATGTGACATTACTGGCTCGTTTCGCGGGGGAACCTACACCTATAAAATCGACTGTGACAAAAGCAGTGGCTGAGTTCCGACGAACACATGCGGACACATGGAACATCCAGAAAGACTCTTTCACCGAAGATCAGCTTGAG ATATTGGCCGatacatcttcctcttcttcgtaCTTTGCTTGA